Proteins from a genomic interval of Desulfofustis limnaeus:
- the def gene encoding peptide deformylase, translated as MALRKILEYPEPVLRLKATPVEHFDEQLRLLAEDMVETMYDAPGIGLAAPQIGESARVIVVDTSKQGEERQSMVLVNPEITAHEGFQVDEEGCLSVPELTAQVQRYLKITVAYQDLDGSARELETQNRFAVVLQHEIDHLDGILFIDHLSPLKRSLYKKKRKKMLAAESAA; from the coding sequence ATGGCCTTACGAAAAATCCTTGAATATCCCGAGCCGGTCTTGCGGCTCAAGGCAACGCCTGTTGAACACTTCGACGAGCAGCTCCGCCTCCTCGCCGAGGATATGGTGGAGACCATGTATGACGCACCCGGAATCGGCCTGGCCGCCCCGCAGATTGGCGAATCGGCACGGGTCATCGTGGTCGACACCAGCAAACAGGGGGAAGAAAGACAATCGATGGTGCTGGTCAATCCGGAGATAACCGCGCACGAAGGTTTCCAGGTCGACGAAGAGGGCTGCCTCAGTGTCCCGGAACTGACCGCCCAGGTCCAGCGCTATCTCAAAATTACGGTTGCCTATCAAGACCTGGACGGCTCGGCACGGGAACTGGAGACACAGAACCGGTTCGCCGTGGTACTGCAACATGAGATCGACCATCTTGATGGGATCCTGTTCATCGACCACCTCAGCCCGCTGAAACGAAGCCTCTACAAGAAGAAGCGCAAAAAGATGTTGGCCGCGGAGTCCGCCGCCTAA
- a CDS encoding phosphatidylglycerophosphatase A family protein — MDRVIVAIATGLYTGMIPKAPGTWGSAFALIPWFFCRNLSVTHYLLLLVGLFVVGFLCAGSAEKIIDRPDPGCIVIDEVLGMFVTLMLAPAHPLAWLAGFVLFRIFDITKPFPVSWLDSHLHGGIGIMADDIVAGLYACACLQLGWLMLTSFS; from the coding sequence ATGGACCGGGTAATCGTGGCAATCGCCACCGGCCTCTACACCGGCATGATCCCCAAAGCCCCCGGCACTTGGGGTTCCGCCTTCGCCCTGATTCCCTGGTTCTTCTGCCGGAACCTGAGCGTGACCCACTATCTGCTGCTGCTGGTCGGGCTCTTTGTCGTGGGATTCCTCTGCGCCGGCTCGGCGGAGAAGATCATCGACCGTCCCGACCCGGGTTGCATCGTCATCGACGAAGTCCTCGGCATGTTCGTCACCCTGATGCTGGCGCCCGCCCATCCCCTGGCTTGGCTGGCCGGATTTGTGCTGTTCAGGATCTTCGACATCACCAAGCCGTTTCCGGTCTCCTGGCTGGACAGCCACCTGCACGGCGGTATCGGCATCATGGCCGACGACATCGTCGCCGGCCTTTACGCCTGTGCCTGCCTCCAGCTTGGGTGGCTGATGCTGACCAGTTTCAGCTGA
- the larC gene encoding nickel pincer cofactor biosynthesis protein LarC, which translates to MVGQSTLAYLDCFSGVSGDMLLGALLDCGLDEQFLRRELAGLDLPSWELRISRCTRHGIGGIRVQVEGDAAQPLRTIPDITRVLQTSRLDRPIIERALRVFHRLAEAEARVHQIPVERIHFHEIGALDTIVDVVGVLLGFDRLGITTIHSAPLPLGRGFVRCAHGRLPLPAPAVCELLAGVPVYGVTAERELVTPTGAALVVELAEQFGPLPDLQLGRTGYGAGQAEGEERCPNLLRLLTGTPRNGSEPGRVEVIETHLDDWQTEGFPWLCDRLFVHHALDVSLIPMQMKKGRPGFCLRVIADPAHGPDIRKVILTETSSIGLRYRTEQRLTLPRRPVSVATRWGDITAKQVETPAGPKIYPEYEACRSVAEQHRVPLDLVYREILARSTNGND; encoded by the coding sequence ATGGTCGGCCAAAGCACCCTCGCCTATCTCGACTGTTTCTCCGGGGTCAGCGGCGATATGCTGCTCGGCGCCCTGCTCGATTGCGGTCTGGACGAGCAGTTTTTGCGCCGTGAGTTGGCGGGACTGGATCTGCCTTCCTGGGAATTGCGGATATCCCGTTGCACCCGGCACGGCATCGGCGGCATCCGCGTCCAGGTGGAAGGAGATGCAGCCCAGCCGCTGCGGACCATCCCCGACATCACCCGAGTTCTGCAAACAAGTCGTCTGGACCGGCCGATCATCGAACGGGCCCTGCGGGTTTTTCATCGCCTGGCCGAGGCCGAGGCCCGCGTCCACCAGATACCGGTCGAACGCATCCATTTTCACGAGATCGGAGCGCTGGACACCATCGTTGACGTGGTCGGTGTGCTACTCGGTTTCGACCGGCTTGGCATCACCACCATCCACAGTGCTCCTTTGCCGCTCGGCCGAGGTTTTGTTCGCTGCGCCCACGGCCGACTGCCGCTGCCGGCCCCGGCGGTCTGCGAGCTGCTGGCCGGGGTTCCGGTCTACGGCGTCACGGCCGAACGCGAGTTGGTGACCCCGACCGGAGCCGCCCTGGTGGTGGAGTTGGCCGAACAGTTCGGCCCGCTCCCCGATCTGCAACTGGGCCGTACCGGCTATGGCGCCGGTCAGGCGGAAGGAGAGGAGCGGTGTCCCAATCTCCTGCGCTTGCTGACCGGTACCCCCCGGAACGGCAGCGAACCGGGCCGGGTTGAAGTCATCGAAACCCATCTTGATGACTGGCAGACAGAAGGATTCCCCTGGTTGTGCGACCGTCTCTTCGTCCACCACGCCCTCGACGTGAGCCTCATCCCCATGCAGATGAAAAAGGGAAGGCCCGGATTCTGCCTGCGGGTCATCGCCGATCCCGCCCATGGACCGGATATCCGGAAGGTGATCCTGACCGAGACCTCGTCCATCGGCCTGCGTTATCGCACCGAACAGCGTTTGACCTTGCCGCGCCGCCCGGTGAGTGTTGCCACCCGCTGGGGCGATATCACCGCCAAGCAGGTGGAGACGCCGGCCGGCCCGAAGATCTACCCGGAGTACGAAGCGTGTCGGAGCGTTGCCGAACAGCACCGGGTACCGCTTGATCTGGTCTATCGGGAAATACTCGCAAGAAGCACGAACGGAAACGACTGA
- the plsY gene encoding glycerol-3-phosphate 1-O-acyltransferase PlsY, whose translation MDIFWPIASYLIGAVPFGFLVGRLAGIDVRAGGSGNIGATNVNRLLGKKFGVMTLILDCLKGFFPIFLAARLYAASPLETWLVPACGVLAVVGHMFPVYLGFRGGKGVATALGVFLFLSPAAVGISLLVFVATVGFTGFVSAGSLLTAALMPLWLLAVKMPMVTVLAALVIAVLIWFKHRDNIGRLRRGEEKSWKKR comes from the coding sequence ATGGACATTTTCTGGCCGATTGCAAGCTATCTTATCGGCGCCGTACCCTTTGGTTTTCTTGTCGGCAGGCTGGCCGGCATCGATGTTCGTGCCGGCGGCAGCGGTAACATCGGGGCCACCAACGTCAATCGGCTGTTGGGCAAGAAATTCGGGGTCATGACCCTGATCCTCGACTGTCTCAAGGGCTTCTTTCCTATTTTTCTTGCCGCTCGGCTCTATGCCGCCTCACCGCTTGAAACATGGCTGGTACCCGCCTGTGGAGTATTGGCTGTTGTCGGCCACATGTTTCCGGTGTATCTCGGATTTCGCGGCGGCAAGGGGGTGGCCACGGCTTTGGGGGTGTTTCTTTTCCTGTCGCCTGCAGCTGTCGGCATCAGCCTGCTGGTGTTTGTGGCGACGGTTGGCTTCACCGGCTTCGTGTCGGCCGGCTCACTGCTGACGGCAGCGCTGATGCCGCTCTGGCTCCTGGCCGTTAAGATGCCGATGGTGACGGTCCTGGCTGCACTGGTCATTGCCGTGCTGATCTGGTTCAAGCACCGGGACAACATCGGCCGGCTTCGCCGGGGAGAGGAAAAAAGCTGGAAGAAACGGTGA
- the leuD gene encoding 3-isopropylmalate dehydratase small subunit — translation MTETRGATFRRMQGRGLVLPGNDIDTDRIIPARFLRSITFTGLGDQVFRDERFNSDGTKRHHPFNDERFRGAEILVVNNNFGCGSSREHAPQALHRFGIKAIIGVSFAEIFAGNCTSIGLVTATLKEPEVVELQRRIEEDPTVVLTIDLETLTLSFAGKTEPLTMNPAARSALLEGTWDTLEQLLRNEDEIDQVHRRLPAFSTLA, via the coding sequence ATGACTGAGACGAGGGGAGCCACGTTTAGAAGGATGCAGGGACGCGGGCTGGTACTGCCGGGAAATGATATCGATACCGATCGGATCATTCCGGCGCGTTTTTTGCGCTCCATCACTTTTACCGGGCTCGGCGACCAGGTGTTCCGGGACGAACGCTTCAACAGCGACGGAACAAAGCGGCACCATCCGTTCAACGACGAGCGTTTTCGCGGCGCCGAGATTCTTGTCGTCAATAATAATTTCGGCTGCGGCTCCAGCCGGGAACATGCGCCACAGGCCCTGCATCGCTTTGGTATCAAGGCCATCATCGGTGTCTCCTTCGCCGAGATCTTTGCTGGTAACTGCACCAGTATCGGCCTGGTGACGGCGACGCTGAAGGAGCCGGAAGTGGTCGAACTGCAGCGCCGGATTGAGGAGGATCCGACGGTGGTTTTGACCATCGACCTTGAGACTCTGACCCTCTCCTTTGCCGGAAAAACGGAGCCGCTGACCATGAATCCGGCCGCTCGCAGCGCCCTGCTCGAGGGCACCTGGGACACGCTTGAGCAACTGCTGCGCAACGAAGATGAGATAGACCAGGTACACCGCCGCCTGCCGGCTTTCTCGACACTGGCCTGA
- the fmt gene encoding methionyl-tRNA formyltransferase: MEQPRFRIVFMGTPLFAVPSLHALLKGPDQVVAVVTQPDRPRGRGRRPTAPPVKTLAVEHQVSVLQPEKIRTQACTDALGAYRPDVIVVAAYGKILPPALLELPRFGCINVHGSLLPRHRGAAPIQWALIRGDSEIGVTIMQMDEGMDTGDILLKASLIPDPGETTGSLLPKLADLGSQTLMDALDLLGQGGLATLKQNDKLATQAPMLKKEDGLIDWHQSALSLDRLIRGLDPWPTAYSYLDGKQFQFFSPRVVHEQSPHPPGTVLRADREGLLLATGRDCLLIGAIKPEGRSRMDVAAFLNGRPIEPGQRFTGPIS, translated from the coding sequence ATGGAACAACCCCGCTTTCGGATCGTATTCATGGGAACGCCGCTCTTTGCCGTTCCCAGCCTACATGCGTTGTTAAAGGGTCCCGACCAGGTCGTCGCCGTGGTCACCCAGCCGGACCGTCCCCGCGGACGGGGTCGCCGCCCGACGGCCCCACCGGTGAAAACCCTCGCCGTCGAACACCAGGTATCGGTCCTTCAACCGGAAAAAATACGCACGCAGGCCTGTACCGATGCCCTCGGAGCCTACCGGCCGGATGTGATCGTCGTTGCCGCCTATGGTAAGATCCTGCCGCCAGCACTGCTGGAGTTGCCGCGCTTCGGCTGCATCAACGTCCACGGCTCCCTGTTGCCGCGTCACCGCGGTGCCGCACCGATCCAATGGGCCCTGATCCGGGGCGACAGTGAAATCGGCGTCACGATCATGCAGATGGACGAGGGAATGGATACCGGCGATATCCTGCTCAAGGCCTCCCTCATTCCGGACCCCGGCGAAACGACCGGGTCGTTGTTGCCCAAGCTGGCCGACCTCGGCAGCCAGACCTTGATGGATGCCCTCGACCTGCTCGGCCAGGGAGGTCTGGCCACGCTCAAGCAGAACGACAAGCTGGCCACCCAGGCGCCGATGCTGAAGAAAGAGGACGGCCTGATCGACTGGCATCAATCGGCCCTGTCTCTCGACCGGTTGATTCGCGGGTTGGACCCATGGCCCACCGCCTACTCGTACCTGGACGGTAAGCAGTTCCAGTTTTTTTCACCGCGGGTGGTGCATGAGCAATCGCCCCACCCCCCCGGTACCGTGCTGCGTGCTGACCGGGAGGGGTTATTGCTGGCCACCGGTCGCGATTGCCTGCTGATCGGGGCGATCAAACCGGAAGGCCGCAGCCGGATGGATGTGGCCGCTTTTCTCAACGGCCGCCCGATAGAGCCCGGACAGCGCTTTACCGGGCCGATCTCCTGA